From the genome of Thermogutta terrifontis, one region includes:
- a CDS encoding chemotaxis protein CheX, translating to MRAELINPFMRSLQKTFTTMLNCPVRRTSLTVKEDCRACHEVSGVIGLTGKAVGAVVLSLSREVALKAASTLLCTEMSEINDDVLDAVGELTNMVAGGAKAELEEFQLAVSLPNVITGKQHEVHFPSNVTPISIHFTCDWGDLSLEVGLALLPSMEGISAPREQLLGQST from the coding sequence ATGCGGGCTGAATTGATCAATCCGTTCATGCGATCACTTCAGAAGACGTTTACCACGATGCTCAACTGTCCCGTCCGGCGGACGAGTTTAACGGTGAAGGAGGACTGTCGGGCATGCCACGAGGTGAGCGGCGTCATCGGCTTGACGGGCAAAGCTGTCGGTGCAGTGGTTCTCAGTTTATCCCGAGAGGTGGCCCTCAAAGCCGCTTCGACTCTCCTGTGCACGGAGATGTCCGAAATCAATGACGATGTGCTGGATGCCGTGGGGGAACTCACAAACATGGTGGCAGGGGGCGCCAAAGCCGAGCTCGAGGAGTTCCAACTGGCAGTCAGTTTGCCCAACGTGATCACGGGAAAACAACACGAAGTCCACTTCCCCTCCAACGTCACACCCATTTCAATTCACTTCACATGCGATTGGGGCGATCTGTCGCTCGAGGTCGGCCTGGCATTGCTCCCCAGTATGGAGGGGATTTCTGCCCCGCGGGAGCAACTCCTGGGTCAGTCGACCTGA
- a CDS encoding complex I 24 kDa subunit family protein, protein MDTQKIGTPVSGTSSGCLCGEATEEEKLAQLDDILSQYRDVPGGLIPVLQMAQTIFGYLPEPVLKRIARAFGKPLSEVTGVVTFYSFFNTVPRGRHMIRVCLGTACYVRGGKQVLAALREELGIDVGETTSDRTFSLDVGRCFGACGLAPVIMIDNDVHQRVKVSRLGELLQKYRNGDK, encoded by the coding sequence GTGGACACACAGAAAATTGGAACGCCAGTATCGGGCACGTCTTCAGGGTGTCTCTGTGGGGAAGCTACGGAAGAAGAAAAGCTCGCCCAGCTTGACGACATCCTCTCGCAGTATCGCGATGTGCCGGGGGGCCTCATTCCCGTGCTCCAGATGGCGCAGACGATCTTCGGATACCTGCCCGAGCCGGTTTTGAAACGGATTGCGCGGGCATTTGGCAAGCCTCTCAGCGAGGTCACCGGCGTCGTGACCTTTTATTCTTTCTTCAACACGGTGCCTCGCGGGCGGCATATGATTCGGGTGTGTCTGGGGACCGCGTGTTACGTTCGTGGGGGCAAGCAGGTGCTGGCAGCGCTGCGGGAAGAACTGGGGATCGACGTGGGCGAGACGACGTCGGATCGCACTTTCTCTCTGGACGTTGGCCGTTGCTTTGGTGCGTGCGGCCTCGCTCCCGTGATCATGATCGACAACGACGTTCACCAAAGAGTGAAGGTGTCCCGCCTTGGTGAACTCCTCCAGAAGTATCGCAACGGGGACAAATGA
- a CDS encoding cytochrome c3 family protein, translated as MRLRLFGPTGVAVFGKVPIPVVTSRSIPAVVQQLGMSKPYLPLWFDRARPLFGAILLFVPLYLLGVAWFAADPQTIDIGYSPTQPVPFSHALHAGELGLDCRYCHTTVEKAAHAAIPSTEICMNCHDRIAPNSPKLALVRESYATGQPIPWVRVHDLPDFVYFDHSAHVNRGVSCVECHDRVDRMERVYQARTLRMGWCLECHRNPEPHLRPQDQITNLAWQAGSPEEQQRIGEELRRKNNIQPSTSCSTCHR; from the coding sequence GTGCGCCTCCGATTGTTCGGACCAACTGGGGTCGCCGTGTTTGGGAAGGTCCCGATCCCGGTGGTGACATCGCGATCAATTCCGGCAGTGGTTCAACAACTCGGTATGTCCAAGCCTTACTTACCATTGTGGTTCGATCGTGCTCGCCCCCTCTTTGGAGCGATCCTTCTGTTTGTGCCGCTTTATCTCCTGGGCGTCGCGTGGTTTGCTGCCGATCCGCAAACGATCGACATCGGCTACTCCCCGACGCAACCCGTCCCTTTCTCCCACGCCCTCCATGCAGGCGAACTGGGATTGGATTGTCGCTACTGTCATACCACCGTGGAAAAAGCAGCTCATGCGGCAATCCCGTCCACGGAAATTTGCATGAACTGCCATGATCGGATCGCGCCGAACAGTCCCAAACTGGCACTGGTGCGAGAAAGTTACGCCACCGGCCAGCCGATTCCCTGGGTGCGTGTCCATGATTTGCCCGATTTTGTTTATTTCGACCACAGTGCCCACGTCAACCGCGGCGTCAGTTGTGTGGAATGCCACGATCGTGTGGACCGCATGGAACGTGTCTATCAGGCAAGGACTTTGCGAATGGGTTGGTGCTTGGAATGCCATCGCAATCCCGAGCCACACCTCCGTCCGCAGGATCAGATCACCAATCTCGCCTGGCAGGCGGGATCTCCGGAAGAACAGCAACGAATAGGTGAAGAATTGCGACGGAAAAACAACATTCAACCCTCGACGAGTTGTTCGACATGTCATCGATGA
- the rplT gene encoding 50S ribosomal protein L20, with product MRTRTSATRRRRIKKLFRRAKGFVGGRRRLLRTVKETLIRAGVYAYRDRRVRKREFRRLWITRISAAVRQRGMLYSRFIDGLKKAGIELDRKSLAEMAVNDPEGFDRVVEQAKAALQAAGSPLW from the coding sequence ATGCGAACCAGAACGAGTGCAACGCGCAGACGCCGTATAAAAAAGCTCTTTCGTCGGGCAAAAGGCTTCGTAGGCGGACGCAGGCGACTCCTGAGAACTGTCAAGGAAACTCTGATTCGGGCAGGGGTCTACGCGTACCGGGACCGTCGGGTTCGGAAGCGCGAATTCCGCCGCTTGTGGATCACCCGCATCAGTGCCGCCGTCCGTCAGCGAGGTATGCTGTACAGCCGATTTATCGATGGGCTGAAGAAGGCGGGTATCGAACTGGATCGAAAGAGCCTCGCCGAAATGGCGGTCAACGATCCCGAAGGGTTCGATCGGGTCGTCGAGCAAGCCAAGGCAGCGCTCCAGGCCGCCGGCTCACCGCTCTGGTAA
- a CDS encoding NADH-dependent [FeFe] hydrogenase, group A6, whose translation MHSSAVSEATSQKSATMVRIAINDHEMEVPEGTTILCAAKKAGIRIPTLCFVESLKPVGACRVCVVEVEGVRNLVASCATRVWEGMRIYTNTSRVRRARTAVVELLLSEHNGECQTCDRNGNCELQSLAAELGIREISYRGERARKRLDVSTPALVRDSGKCIKCRRCVSVCNEIQNVGALFPQFRGFHTVIGPALGRDLATVACVQCGQCAAICPVGAISERDHVEMVWAALDNPDNFVIVQTAPAIRAALGECFGYPPGTLVTGKMVAALRRLGFDAVFDTNFAADLTIMEEGTEFLTRLRKKFVEGADAPLPMFTSCSPGWIQYMEFFHHELLGNLSTCKSPQQMFGAVAKTYYANKLGKRPDDIFVVSVMPCTAKKFEAARPEMTASGTRDVDAVLTTRELARMIRVAGIDFASLPDEQMDAPMGLSSGAGDIFGHTGGVMEAALRTVYELITGRELPTPDLHVPNLTGLEGIKEAEIPLTQLKPEWSFLEGITLRVAVAHGLANAERLIRAIEKGEREYHFVEVMACPGGCIGGGGQPRYTDHRVRLARIAALKKEDEHKAIRKSHLNPQIQQLYAEFLGQPLGEMSHRLLHTHYFTREAN comes from the coding sequence ATGCATTCCAGCGCAGTGAGTGAAGCAACCAGCCAGAAATCGGCAACCATGGTCCGAATCGCCATCAACGATCACGAGATGGAAGTGCCGGAAGGCACGACAATCCTTTGCGCCGCCAAGAAGGCCGGAATCCGGATACCGACGCTCTGTTTCGTGGAAAGTCTCAAACCCGTCGGGGCTTGCCGCGTCTGCGTCGTGGAAGTGGAGGGAGTCCGCAATCTGGTGGCTTCTTGCGCCACCAGGGTGTGGGAAGGAATGCGCATTTACACCAATACATCGCGGGTTCGTCGAGCACGCACCGCCGTGGTGGAGTTGCTTCTTTCAGAACACAACGGAGAGTGCCAGACGTGCGATCGCAACGGAAACTGTGAGCTGCAATCTCTTGCCGCCGAGCTGGGGATTCGGGAGATCAGCTACCGCGGCGAACGGGCACGCAAGCGGCTCGATGTCTCAACGCCGGCTCTCGTGCGGGACAGCGGCAAGTGCATCAAGTGTCGCCGGTGTGTGAGCGTGTGCAATGAAATTCAGAATGTGGGCGCGCTCTTCCCGCAATTCCGCGGATTTCACACCGTCATTGGTCCCGCGCTGGGGCGGGATCTTGCCACGGTGGCCTGTGTGCAATGCGGACAGTGCGCGGCGATCTGCCCGGTCGGCGCGATTTCCGAGCGCGACCACGTGGAAATGGTTTGGGCAGCACTGGACAATCCCGATAACTTCGTGATCGTGCAGACGGCTCCTGCCATTCGCGCTGCATTGGGGGAGTGCTTTGGCTATCCGCCCGGCACACTCGTCACCGGAAAGATGGTGGCGGCCCTGCGGCGTCTCGGATTCGATGCGGTGTTTGACACCAACTTTGCCGCCGATCTCACCATCATGGAGGAGGGAACCGAGTTTCTCACGCGGTTGCGGAAAAAGTTTGTCGAAGGCGCGGATGCGCCACTTCCCATGTTCACGAGTTGTTCCCCAGGATGGATCCAGTACATGGAGTTTTTCCATCACGAACTTCTGGGGAATCTATCAACCTGCAAATCGCCGCAACAGATGTTCGGCGCCGTGGCCAAAACGTATTACGCGAACAAACTGGGCAAGCGGCCGGACGACATCTTCGTCGTTTCTGTGATGCCCTGCACGGCCAAGAAGTTTGAGGCCGCCCGGCCAGAAATGACGGCCAGCGGAACTCGTGACGTGGACGCGGTCCTCACCACCCGGGAACTGGCGAGAATGATCCGTGTGGCCGGTATCGACTTCGCTTCGCTCCCCGATGAACAGATGGACGCTCCAATGGGCCTGTCCAGCGGTGCCGGCGATATTTTCGGACATACCGGTGGAGTCATGGAAGCCGCCTTGCGAACGGTTTACGAATTGATCACCGGCCGCGAGCTTCCCACTCCCGACCTTCACGTTCCCAATTTGACCGGACTGGAGGGAATCAAGGAGGCCGAGATCCCGCTCACACAGCTCAAGCCGGAGTGGAGCTTTCTCGAAGGAATCACCCTCCGCGTTGCTGTGGCCCACGGTCTGGCCAATGCGGAACGGTTAATTCGGGCGATCGAGAAGGGGGAGAGGGAATATCACTTTGTGGAGGTGATGGCGTGTCCCGGCGGCTGCATCGGCGGTGGCGGTCAGCCCCGTTACACGGACCACCGTGTTCGCCTTGCCCGAATCGCTGCGCTCAAGAAAGAGGATGAACACAAGGCCATTCGCAAGTCCCATCTGAACCCGCAGATTCAGCAACTCTATGCGGAATTCCTGGGACAACCGTTGGGCGAAATGTCTCACCGCCTGCTCCATACCCACTATTTCACGCGCGAAGCGAACTGA
- a CDS encoding FAD-dependent oxidoreductase: MNRPRITSVEQLTQWRDELRTQRSSWQQNGGREVRICTGAGCIASGSLRTKEALEQNLAEMGIGEQWRIIGTGCMGPCFGGPVLMVEDIVYEHVRPEDTAQLVREHFLQGKIVERLTHRRPDGRHVARMEEIDFFKRQVKIVLRNCGEIDPTRIEDYIERDGYQALAKVLQHRNPDEVIETLRQSGLRGRGGAGFPTWRKWDAARRQADPIKYVVCNADEGDPGAFMDRSVLEGDPHSVIEGIAIAAATIGASRGFVYVRAEYPLAVERLQIAIAQAREAGLLGKNILGLGFDFDIEIRMGSGAFVCGEETALLTSIEGNRGEPRPRPPFPVEKGLWDHPTVLNNVETLANIPVIVLRGGEWYAQWGTPKSRGTKVFALAGGIKHAGLVEVPIGMPLGDLIYDIGGGTASGKPFKAAQIGGPSGGCVPRQHLNVPLDYESLAELGAIMGSGGLIVMDDDSCMVDVARYFLEFVQDESCGKCVPCRVGTKRMLEIMERICNGQGQEDDVERLIELGEMVKETSLCGLGQTASNPVLSTIRHFGAEYVEHIRDKHCRAGVCSAMVAAPCESACPANVDIPGFVALVAERRYAEAIRLHRERNPFAAVCSRVCFHTCEDKCRRASLDAPVAIRAIKRFMVDQEVTLQVPEIRENPKNAKKKIAIIGAGPAGLTCAYFLARLGYRPEVFEAEQRPGGMLVQAIPAYRLPREVVAREVRMIEQMGVEIITGMALGRDFTLSSLRAQGYDAVFLGVGAPQGAKLNIPGENAQGVEDALSFLRTYNIRGSVPVGRRVVIVGGGNSAIDAARTAIRLGAESVVVVYRRNREAMPAYEEEITEAEAEGVRLQLLTAPVEVLTEGGRVVGLKCVPVQLGEFDRSGRRRPKEAGEAFCIPADHILVAVGQTLDLDTLCGDVELRRNSRGFIDVDPVTGQTSQRWIFAGGDAVTGPASVVEAVAAGERAAVGIDMFLTGENHAFWREPHPVETSFDPDAEPEPTPREPLRLLPVERRRHNFDEVELPWPEPVAIRQARRCLRCDYGKRNMHQVVLHQLGEI; the protein is encoded by the coding sequence ATGAACCGGCCACGGATCACAAGTGTTGAACAGCTCACCCAGTGGCGTGACGAGCTTCGGACACAACGCAGTTCCTGGCAACAGAACGGGGGTCGGGAAGTTCGTATCTGCACTGGCGCCGGTTGCATCGCCTCTGGATCACTCCGCACAAAAGAAGCTCTCGAGCAGAACCTTGCGGAAATGGGGATCGGCGAACAGTGGCGGATCATCGGGACGGGCTGCATGGGGCCTTGTTTTGGCGGACCCGTTCTGATGGTTGAGGATATTGTTTACGAGCACGTTCGTCCGGAAGACACCGCCCAGCTTGTTCGCGAGCATTTCCTGCAGGGAAAGATTGTCGAGCGCCTCACGCATCGTCGGCCGGATGGCAGGCACGTGGCGCGAATGGAGGAGATCGATTTCTTCAAACGGCAGGTAAAAATCGTCCTTCGCAACTGCGGGGAGATCGATCCCACGCGGATTGAAGACTACATCGAGCGGGACGGATACCAGGCGCTGGCGAAAGTGCTTCAGCACCGGAATCCCGACGAGGTGATCGAGACGTTGCGACAGTCCGGGCTTCGCGGTCGGGGAGGGGCCGGGTTTCCCACCTGGAGAAAATGGGATGCGGCCCGGCGACAGGCGGACCCCATCAAATATGTGGTCTGCAATGCCGACGAGGGAGATCCCGGGGCCTTCATGGATCGCAGTGTCCTGGAAGGTGATCCCCACAGTGTCATCGAGGGGATCGCCATTGCTGCCGCGACGATCGGGGCGTCCCGGGGCTTTGTTTACGTGCGGGCGGAATATCCCCTGGCCGTGGAACGCCTTCAAATCGCCATCGCGCAGGCCAGAGAAGCGGGCCTGCTGGGCAAGAACATTCTGGGTTTGGGCTTTGACTTCGACATCGAAATCCGCATGGGTTCGGGGGCTTTTGTATGCGGGGAAGAAACCGCTCTTTTGACCTCGATCGAGGGTAATCGGGGAGAGCCGCGTCCCCGGCCGCCGTTTCCCGTGGAAAAAGGTCTGTGGGACCATCCCACCGTGCTGAACAACGTGGAAACACTGGCCAATATCCCCGTGATTGTGCTCCGCGGAGGTGAGTGGTACGCGCAGTGGGGTACGCCAAAAAGCCGCGGCACGAAAGTGTTCGCCCTGGCCGGTGGGATCAAACATGCGGGCCTCGTGGAAGTCCCGATCGGCATGCCGCTTGGGGATTTGATCTACGACATCGGCGGCGGCACGGCCTCCGGCAAGCCGTTCAAGGCCGCGCAGATTGGCGGGCCTTCCGGCGGGTGTGTACCCCGCCAGCATCTGAACGTTCCCCTGGATTACGAGTCCCTGGCGGAACTCGGGGCCATCATGGGCTCCGGCGGGCTGATCGTCATGGACGACGACAGTTGTATGGTCGATGTCGCCCGATACTTCCTGGAGTTTGTCCAGGACGAATCCTGCGGCAAATGCGTGCCGTGCCGCGTGGGTACCAAGCGGATGCTGGAAATCATGGAGCGGATCTGCAACGGCCAGGGACAAGAGGACGATGTGGAACGCCTCATCGAACTGGGCGAGATGGTCAAAGAAACATCGTTGTGTGGCCTGGGGCAGACGGCGTCCAACCCGGTCCTTTCCACCATTCGGCACTTTGGCGCGGAGTACGTGGAGCATATCCGCGACAAGCACTGTCGGGCGGGAGTTTGCTCGGCGATGGTGGCGGCTCCCTGTGAAAGCGCGTGCCCTGCCAATGTGGATATTCCCGGCTTTGTCGCCCTCGTGGCCGAGCGGCGTTACGCCGAAGCGATTCGTCTCCATCGCGAACGGAATCCCTTTGCCGCTGTCTGCTCGCGGGTGTGTTTCCACACGTGTGAGGACAAGTGCCGCCGTGCCTCATTGGACGCTCCGGTGGCCATCCGCGCGATCAAACGGTTCATGGTCGATCAGGAGGTGACGCTGCAAGTTCCGGAAATCCGAGAAAATCCCAAAAATGCTAAGAAAAAAATCGCCATCATCGGGGCGGGGCCCGCTGGACTTACCTGCGCATATTTTCTGGCCCGACTGGGCTACCGACCGGAGGTTTTCGAGGCAGAACAGCGGCCGGGCGGTATGCTGGTCCAGGCCATCCCGGCCTATCGGTTGCCCAGGGAGGTCGTTGCCCGAGAGGTCCGCATGATCGAGCAGATGGGGGTGGAGATCATCACGGGCATGGCCCTCGGCCGAGATTTCACACTCAGCAGTTTGCGGGCCCAGGGCTACGACGCGGTCTTTCTGGGCGTGGGTGCTCCTCAGGGGGCCAAACTCAATATTCCCGGGGAAAATGCCCAGGGCGTGGAAGACGCGCTCAGTTTCTTGCGGACATACAACATCCGCGGATCGGTGCCTGTGGGGCGCCGGGTGGTGATTGTTGGCGGGGGCAACTCCGCGATTGATGCAGCCCGCACCGCCATCCGTCTGGGGGCCGAAAGCGTCGTGGTCGTTTATCGGCGAAATCGCGAAGCTATGCCGGCTTATGAGGAGGAGATCACGGAGGCCGAGGCCGAGGGCGTGCGCCTCCAGCTCCTGACGGCACCCGTGGAGGTCCTCACCGAAGGGGGACGCGTGGTGGGCCTCAAGTGTGTTCCCGTTCAGTTGGGTGAGTTTGACCGCTCCGGACGTCGCCGCCCCAAAGAAGCCGGTGAAGCCTTCTGTATTCCGGCAGATCACATTCTCGTCGCGGTGGGGCAGACTCTCGACCTGGATACCCTTTGTGGTGATGTTGAACTCCGCAGGAACAGTCGGGGGTTCATCGATGTGGATCCGGTGACCGGGCAGACGTCGCAGCGGTGGATTTTTGCCGGCGGAGATGCCGTGACGGGACCGGCGTCCGTGGTGGAGGCTGTCGCTGCCGGAGAACGGGCGGCGGTGGGGATCGACATGTTCCTCACAGGAGAAAACCACGCTTTCTGGCGGGAACCCCATCCTGTGGAAACGTCCTTTGATCCCGATGCCGAGCCGGAGCCCACCCCTCGCGAGCCCCTCCGGCTGCTGCCGGTCGAAAGACGTCGCCACAACTTCGACGAAGTGGAACTGCCCTGGCCGGAGCCCGTGGCCATCCGTCAGGCGCGGCGCTGCCTGCGGTGCGATTATGGGAAACGCAATATGCATCAGGTGGTTTTACACCAATTAGGCGAAATTTGA
- a CDS encoding aldo/keto reductase — protein MMNVSRRAFLAGMAAAGSAALAGRWTFGHPHMPDIKSGVDRITLGRTGLKTSVLGIGTGTVGGSQQLAMGSDNFTKMVRHALDRGIHYIDTADNYSTHIFVRLALQKVPREKYFIQTKTRARSAEVLHADIERFRRELRVDYIDSVLMHCMTTPTWPTEMRPVMDALYEEKQKGRVKAVGVSCHGWEPLVASVDVDWVDIQLARINPFGMKMDGKPEDVAAVLKKMHDAGRGIIGMKIYGETGLNSRDERLQSLKYVLGLGCVDCFTIGFTSIEQIDETLNLIEQALQQGVHA, from the coding sequence ATGATGAACGTTTCGCGACGAGCGTTTTTGGCAGGGATGGCGGCAGCGGGGAGCGCTGCTTTGGCGGGTCGGTGGACATTCGGCCACCCGCACATGCCCGACATTAAAAGCGGGGTGGATCGCATCACCCTGGGACGAACGGGTCTGAAGACTTCGGTGCTCGGTATCGGCACAGGCACCGTTGGAGGAAGTCAGCAACTGGCAATGGGCAGTGACAACTTCACCAAAATGGTCCGTCACGCCCTTGATCGCGGCATCCACTACATCGACACGGCCGATAACTACAGCACCCACATCTTTGTTCGTTTGGCGCTCCAGAAGGTGCCTCGAGAAAAGTATTTCATCCAAACCAAGACCCGCGCGAGAAGTGCCGAGGTCCTCCACGCCGATATCGAGCGGTTCCGCCGGGAACTCCGGGTGGACTATATTGACTCCGTCCTGATGCATTGCATGACCACGCCCACATGGCCCACCGAGATGCGTCCCGTCATGGATGCACTCTACGAGGAAAAGCAGAAGGGACGGGTGAAAGCAGTGGGTGTTTCCTGCCACGGATGGGAGCCACTCGTTGCGTCCGTGGATGTCGATTGGGTGGACATTCAGCTCGCTCGGATCAACCCCTTCGGCATGAAGATGGACGGCAAGCCGGAAGATGTGGCGGCAGTCCTCAAGAAGATGCACGACGCTGGCCGGGGTATCATCGGGATGAAAATCTACGGGGAGACGGGCCTCAACTCCCGCGATGAGCGACTTCAATCTCTCAAGTACGTTTTGGGCCTGGGTTGTGTGGACTGTTTCACAATCGGTTTCACCAGCATTGAGCAGATCGACGAAACATTGAATCTGATCGAACAGGCGCTCCAGCAGGGAGTCCACGCCTGA
- the rpmI gene encoding 50S ribosomal protein L35, giving the protein MPKQKTKKAAAKRFKITATGKVKHRSAGTSHLATRKSKKRRRQLRGTDLLSKVEAKRIIPLIRT; this is encoded by the coding sequence ATGCCCAAGCAAAAGACAAAGAAAGCCGCGGCAAAACGGTTTAAGATCACGGCCACGGGAAAGGTGAAACACCGAAGTGCCGGCACAAGCCACCTGGCGACGCGGAAGTCAAAAAAGCGGCGCCGGCAGCTTCGGGGAACGGATCTCCTTTCCAAAGTAGAGGCCAAGCGGATCATCCCGCTCATTCGTACCTGA
- a CDS encoding TylF/MycF/NovP-related O-methyltransferase encodes MVKTSANWRQFAKGIIRSFGLEVRRIPRFSAGHTPVEDIHPYADYAPWLGDDEFLMVHEKIRNHTLVDRYRCWELWTLLAEVRSVAGILLEVGVWRGGTGVLLAYRALQLGIDSPIFLCDTFRGVVKASESDTFYKGGEHADASPEIVEQLAEKLGVTRIEILPGIFPDETGSLIPPGPIRFCHIDVDTHDSAAECFAWVWPRLSPGGVIVFDDYGFSLCAGVTRFVESLRGQPGRVVVHNLNGHAVVIKTGM; translated from the coding sequence ATGGTCAAAACATCGGCAAACTGGCGGCAGTTTGCGAAGGGGATTATCCGCAGTTTTGGGCTCGAGGTGCGTCGCATCCCGCGTTTTTCGGCCGGCCACACGCCCGTCGAAGATATTCATCCGTATGCCGATTACGCCCCGTGGTTGGGCGATGATGAGTTTTTAATGGTTCACGAAAAAATTCGCAACCACACGCTCGTGGACCGCTACCGGTGCTGGGAACTGTGGACGCTGTTGGCGGAAGTTCGCTCGGTCGCGGGGATACTTTTGGAAGTGGGAGTTTGGCGGGGCGGAACAGGAGTCCTCCTGGCCTATCGTGCCCTGCAACTGGGAATTGATTCCCCAATTTTCCTGTGCGATACATTCAGGGGTGTCGTCAAGGCCTCGGAGAGCGACACTTTCTACAAAGGAGGCGAACACGCGGACGCCTCGCCCGAAATCGTTGAGCAGCTTGCAGAGAAATTGGGGGTTACCCGCATCGAGATTCTTCCGGGAATTTTTCCGGACGAAACAGGCTCTTTGATTCCACCTGGCCCCATTCGGTTTTGCCATATTGATGTGGACACCCACGACTCCGCAGCGGAGTGTTTCGCATGGGTTTGGCCGAGGCTGTCGCCCGGCGGGGTTATTGTTTTCGACGATTATGGATTCAGCCTGTGCGCGGGAGTGACCCGCTTCGTCGAGAGTCTCCGCGGGCAGCCGGGTCGGGTGGTCGTGCATAACCTCAACGGCCATGCCGTGGTGATCAAGACGGGGATGTGA
- a CDS encoding mandelate racemase/muconate lactonizing enzyme family protein: protein MSKITDIRIVRVNTNTEEYAYRTPMKFGGRVVTDVTLRNVVIDVETRGGRRARGFGSMPVGNVWAWPSQEVPPDKTLQAMVLFGSQFQSWLGEYKGTGHPLEITEEWSSAYDYVARSVEEHLRLSERMPRLAQLVAASPFEAALHDAYGRALEQNSYNVLGKDFVNADLSHHLSAEFRGEYLDQYTYREPRPRMPLYHLVGALDPLTDADIKERLNDGLPETLPEWITFNGLTHLKIKLNGDDLRWDVERVLAIHAVTAETQRKRGCDRWFYSADFNERCQNVEYVLEFLTRIKERSPEAFERLQYIEQPTHRDLRAHPENRMHRAAEIKPVVIDESLVDFESLLLSREMGYSGVALKTCKGHSEALLMAAAAQKYKLFLCVQDLTCPGYSFLHSASLAARIPGVAAIEGNARQYCPAANRGWEDRYPSMFRITDGTVGTAVLNGVGLGFEPLAWF, encoded by the coding sequence ATGAGCAAGATCACAGACATCCGCATTGTGCGTGTGAACACGAATACCGAAGAATACGCCTACCGAACCCCAATGAAATTTGGCGGCCGGGTGGTGACCGACGTGACGCTGCGGAATGTCGTCATCGACGTGGAAACCCGGGGCGGACGGCGGGCTCGGGGGTTCGGCTCCATGCCCGTGGGGAATGTCTGGGCCTGGCCAAGCCAAGAAGTGCCGCCCGACAAAACCCTTCAAGCAATGGTTCTTTTCGGCAGTCAGTTCCAGTCCTGGCTGGGCGAATACAAAGGTACCGGTCATCCTCTCGAAATAACCGAGGAATGGTCATCTGCCTACGACTATGTGGCGCGCTCAGTCGAGGAGCACCTGCGTCTTTCCGAACGAATGCCCCGTCTTGCCCAGCTCGTCGCAGCCAGTCCGTTTGAAGCCGCGCTCCATGACGCCTACGGCCGGGCCCTGGAACAGAACTCTTACAATGTGCTGGGCAAAGATTTTGTCAACGCAGATCTGTCACATCACCTGTCTGCAGAGTTCCGTGGCGAGTATCTCGATCAATACACTTATCGGGAACCGAGGCCGCGGATGCCGCTCTATCACCTGGTGGGCGCGCTGGACCCCCTCACCGATGCGGATATCAAGGAACGTCTCAACGACGGACTCCCGGAAACGCTCCCCGAGTGGATCACCTTCAATGGTCTCACGCACCTTAAGATCAAGCTCAACGGTGACGATCTTCGCTGGGATGTGGAACGGGTCCTGGCGATCCACGCTGTGACCGCCGAGACGCAGCGCAAGCGCGGGTGCGACAGATGGTTCTACTCAGCCGACTTCAACGAACGCTGCCAGAACGTCGAATATGTCCTGGAATTCTTGACGCGGATCAAGGAGCGCTCGCCTGAGGCCTTCGAGCGTCTTCAGTATATCGAGCAGCCAACCCATCGCGATCTCCGTGCCCACCCCGAAAATCGGATGCACCGGGCAGCCGAGATCAAGCCCGTTGTGATCGATGAGTCTCTCGTGGATTTTGAAAGTCTTCTTCTCAGTCGCGAGATGGGCTACTCGGGAGTTGCACTGAAGACCTGCAAGGGCCACTCGGAAGCCCTTCTCATGGCGGCAGCCGCGCAAAAATACAAACTGTTCCTGTGCGTGCAGGATCTCACGTGCCCGGGATATTCCTTCCTCCATTCGGCTTCGCTTGCCGCTCGCATCCCTGGCGTGGCTGCCATCGAAGGCAATGCCCGACAATACTGCCCGGCAGCCAATCGCGGCTGGGAGGATCGCTACCCTTCCATGTTCCGGATTACAGACGGAACCGTGGGAACGGCAGTTTTGAACGGGGTGGGCCTTGGTTTCGAACCACTCGCGTGGTTTTGA